A DNA window from Bacillus carboniphilus contains the following coding sequences:
- a CDS encoding sugar ABC transporter permease, with product MPEIKPNTSVQLPKTPLKKKRNYRKHLVHLFLLPAVLLYGVFQLYPLMTAVVNSFYSWDGFVKDSFIGFENFITLLTESPHKETFLNAFKHNWVYFFVNVFSELAVAFLLALLIHSKIKGKEFFKTVFFLPKLLSVIVIGFLFSLILNPTTGALNTFLKAIGLDFLAQPWLGSMDTALVTVIFVNSWAGIGFSMLIFLASLQSIDKEIFEAAKIDGAYGLKMLFKITIPMSMNALMVMTILTFIGAFETFELIFAMQGSSGGPYYSTDVLATYFYRLAFGSADGGQSIGLGSALAVILFLIIATATAILLFYFKRKDFER from the coding sequence ATGCCAGAGATTAAACCTAACACATCCGTTCAGTTACCAAAGACTCCTTTAAAAAAGAAACGTAACTATCGAAAGCATTTAGTCCATTTATTTTTACTTCCAGCGGTCCTATTATATGGTGTTTTTCAACTGTATCCTTTGATGACAGCGGTAGTGAACAGTTTTTATTCCTGGGATGGCTTTGTAAAGGATTCGTTTATCGGGTTTGAAAACTTCATTACATTGCTAACAGAATCACCCCATAAAGAAACGTTCCTTAATGCATTTAAACATAACTGGGTATACTTTTTTGTCAATGTATTTTCCGAATTAGCAGTGGCATTTTTATTAGCTCTTTTAATACATAGCAAAATTAAAGGAAAAGAGTTTTTTAAAACGGTATTTTTCCTACCGAAGCTTTTATCCGTTATCGTCATTGGTTTCTTGTTTAGTTTAATTTTGAATCCAACGACAGGTGCTCTTAATACGTTCCTAAAGGCAATTGGTTTAGACTTTTTAGCTCAGCCATGGTTAGGAAGTATGGATACAGCATTAGTGACGGTTATATTCGTTAATAGCTGGGCTGGGATTGGATTCTCCATGCTTATTTTCTTAGCAAGCCTTCAGTCCATAGACAAAGAGATTTTTGAAGCAGCAAAAATTGACGGAGCTTATGGTCTAAAGATGTTATTTAAGATTACTATCCCAATGTCAATGAACGCTCTAATGGTCATGACCATTCTAACTTTTATTGGTGCATTTGAGACCTTTGAACTTATCTTTGCGATGCAGGGATCATCAGGTGGACCATATTATTCTACCGATGTTTTAGCTACTTATTTCTATCGTCTAGCATTTGGTTCAGCTGACGGTGGTCAGTCCATTGGTCTTGGTTCTGCTTTAGCCGTAATATTATTCCTTATTATCGCAACAGCAACAGCCATTCTATTATTCTACTTTAAACGAAAAGACTTCGAGAGATAG
- a CDS encoding carbohydrate ABC transporter permease — MRAKWPIQTGKYLILILTTLIIAYPIFLMIMSSFKSQLEIFTSPLGLPKSFSLENYVTVWEKVNFSGYFWNSLIVSVSSVFIVIFVSSLAGFYLARFQFKWNPFILFFFMIGLMLPMKLAIIPLYLIMKDLGLLNTLYSLIAVYVAGGIPFAVFLFYGFFRTLPKDLEQSARMDGCNEFQVYYKIVLPLMKPSIAIVGIVNLVNVWNDFFYPLIFIRDEALRTIPLGMLTLFGEYDTQWNLLFAGLTLSSLPLLIAFLFASRTFIDGLTSGAVK; from the coding sequence TTGCGAGCAAAATGGCCGATTCAAACTGGTAAATATTTAATTTTAATCTTAACTACCTTAATCATCGCATATCCAATCTTTTTAATGATTATGTCATCATTTAAAAGTCAGCTAGAAATTTTCACTTCTCCTTTAGGGTTACCGAAGAGCTTTTCACTAGAGAATTATGTGACCGTTTGGGAAAAGGTGAATTTTTCAGGATACTTTTGGAACAGCTTAATCGTCAGTGTTTCTTCAGTATTCATTGTTATTTTTGTTTCATCATTAGCAGGGTTTTACTTGGCTAGATTTCAGTTTAAATGGAATCCCTTCATATTATTCTTTTTTATGATTGGATTGATGCTTCCTATGAAACTAGCTATCATTCCTTTGTATCTAATTATGAAAGACCTTGGCTTACTTAATACTTTGTATTCTCTTATTGCCGTTTACGTTGCAGGGGGAATTCCGTTTGCCGTCTTTTTATTCTATGGTTTTTTCCGTACTCTACCAAAGGATTTGGAACAGTCTGCTAGAATGGATGGATGTAACGAGTTTCAAGTTTACTATAAAATTGTCCTTCCGTTAATGAAACCATCAATTGCAATCGTAGGTATTGTAAATTTAGTTAACGTTTGGAACGATTTCTTCTATCCACTTATATTTATAAGAGATGAAGCACTACGCACCATTCCATTAGGGATGCTTACGTTATTTGGAGAATACGATACACAATGGAACTTGCTATTTGCAGGACTTACACTATCCTCGTTGCCGTTGTTAATCGCTTTCTTGTTTGCATCCAGAACCTTCATCGATGGATTAACGTCAGGAGCTGTTAAGTAA
- a CDS encoding HAD family hydrolase, translating to MEKWITFDLDGTLMQNPFVEWVFPEIESTVLEKAGGELQVKDALVAEHNRRMKENLITEAYDWDDILKQFLQESDIDLQIDIEELVIKHSIHPKVYLLENEIIDTLLKIKGKGYQLAVATNGYYKYQFPVLETLQLSGLFDLTITPEEVGYAKPDVRMIQSLSNKGKILAHVGDRIDHDVNIANQLGIPSVLIMRRLPEEYTKLTPIERAKHPGCIDLCRQKWEKETRNEFGPFTSELVPTYIIHSITELETCLTK from the coding sequence ATGGAGAAATGGATTACATTTGATTTGGACGGTACACTCATGCAAAACCCCTTCGTGGAGTGGGTTTTTCCAGAAATAGAATCGACTGTATTGGAAAAAGCAGGGGGAGAACTACAAGTTAAAGATGCGTTAGTTGCAGAACATAACCGAAGAATGAAGGAAAATCTGATAACGGAAGCCTATGATTGGGATGATATTTTAAAACAGTTTTTACAAGAGAGTGACATTGACCTTCAAATTGATATTGAGGAGCTTGTTATTAAGCATTCGATCCATCCCAAGGTTTATCTTTTAGAAAATGAGATTATTGACACCCTTTTAAAGATCAAGGGGAAGGGCTATCAATTAGCTGTTGCAACGAATGGATATTATAAATATCAATTTCCAGTTCTTGAAACACTCCAATTAAGTGGATTATTTGACCTTACGATTACACCAGAAGAAGTTGGGTATGCAAAACCTGATGTAAGGATGATTCAATCTCTGTCTAATAAAGGAAAAATTTTAGCACATGTCGGCGATCGGATTGACCACGATGTGAATATAGCAAACCAACTAGGAATTCCGTCTGTCTTAATCATGAGGAGACTTCCTGAGGAGTATACAAAACTCACGCCAATTGAAAGAGCTAAGCATCCGGGATGTATAGATTTGTGTAGGCAGAAATGGGAAAAAGAAACAAGAAATGAGTTTGGTCCATTTACTAGCGAGTTAGTTCCTACTTATATTATCCATTCTATTACGGAATTAGAAACATGCCTAACGAAATGA
- a CDS encoding MurR/RpiR family transcriptional regulator: MHNGGLTLLKESLQFVKPSERNAAQYILEHPDEVIHYSVQRLAEESNSSDAAIIRLCKTLGLKGFKDLKIRIAGDLQLASTIRHEYSEIDPGDDIPTLMKALANNHTSSLQQSYQSLDYRSIQKAVEYLTNANKIDFYAVGASQLVAQDAQLKFSRIGKSCTAYPDFHMQLISAVNLSSRDVAVGISYSGETNQVISAMKEAKKAGAITITITKFGSNTLNRLSDLNIGIIANESDIRSAATSSRVVQLYIIDCLYTGTVGANYDQAIQTLEKSRKVIKGGST, encoded by the coding sequence ATGCATAACGGTGGACTTACTCTCCTAAAAGAGTCTCTGCAATTTGTAAAACCTTCTGAGAGAAATGCTGCCCAATATATACTGGAACATCCAGATGAGGTTATTCACTATTCTGTTCAGCGACTTGCAGAAGAAAGCAATTCTAGTGATGCTGCAATCATTCGATTATGTAAAACCTTAGGACTTAAAGGTTTTAAGGATTTAAAAATAAGGATTGCAGGTGATCTACAATTAGCATCAACCATTCGGCATGAGTATAGTGAAATTGATCCTGGAGATGATATTCCGACTCTAATGAAAGCACTCGCCAATAACCATACAAGCTCATTGCAGCAATCCTATCAATCGCTGGATTATAGGTCCATACAAAAAGCAGTTGAGTATTTAACAAATGCAAATAAAATAGATTTTTATGCAGTTGGAGCTTCCCAATTAGTGGCTCAAGATGCTCAACTTAAATTTTCTAGAATCGGTAAAAGCTGTACGGCGTATCCTGACTTTCATATGCAGCTCATATCAGCTGTTAACCTGTCAAGTCGTGATGTTGCGGTGGGTATATCGTATTCTGGAGAAACAAACCAGGTTATTTCTGCAATGAAAGAGGCAAAGAAGGCAGGAGCTATTACAATCACAATCACTAAGTTTGGAAGTAATACACTGAATAGGCTTAGTGATTTGAATATAGGAATCATTGCTAATGAATCCGACATCCGGAGTGCAGCCACATCATCCCGAGTTGTCCAGCTCTATATTATTGATTGCCTATACACAGGTACAGTTGGCGCGAACTATGACCAAGCGATCCAAACATTAGAGAAATCTAGAAAAGTCATAAAAGGTGGTAGCACATAA
- a CDS encoding YqaA family protein, whose translation MVESVVEFFEKFGFIGMFLHSFLDAIIFPIPAFFLQVSLSILDPSNALWLATIGYIACLLGTPIGYLIGKVLGESVLYKLLKKKWIDAASEKFNKNGEAAILIGAFTPIPFKVFTILSGCFHFSFWKLIGYAAIGRAVKFYIVGTLFYFYGAASASFVKEELSIILAAVAVLLIIGYLFKKKRQSKHVKVRYQESKEESL comes from the coding sequence ATGGTTGAATCGGTCGTTGAGTTTTTTGAAAAGTTTGGCTTTATCGGTATGTTTTTACATTCTTTCCTAGATGCAATCATCTTTCCGATTCCAGCCTTTTTCCTCCAAGTTTCATTAAGTATCTTAGATCCATCCAATGCACTATGGCTAGCAACCATTGGTTATATCGCTTGCTTGTTAGGTACACCCATTGGTTATTTAATTGGGAAAGTGTTAGGGGAATCTGTCCTTTATAAATTGTTAAAGAAAAAGTGGATTGATGCTGCTTCAGAGAAATTTAACAAAAATGGAGAAGCCGCCATTCTCATTGGTGCTTTTACACCCATTCCCTTTAAAGTGTTTACGATTTTGTCCGGTTGTTTTCATTTCTCTTTTTGGAAGCTTATCGGTTATGCTGCCATTGGAAGGGCTGTTAAATTCTATATTGTCGGAACCTTGTTTTATTTTTACGGTGCCGCATCCGCTTCATTTGTAAAAGAAGAGTTAAGTATTATCTTAGCTGCTGTTGCTGTACTTTTAATTATAGGTTATTTGTTTAAGAAGAAACGCCAATCGAAACACGTAAAGGTTCGTTATCAAGAGAGCAAAGAAGAATCTTTATAA
- a CDS encoding Fpg/Nei family DNA glycosylase translates to MPELPEMENYRRFLEQKLKGQIISSVEINREKSINVPVDQIMKNVVKHEITSIERRAKHLLFHLDHGMVLLLHLMLGGWMFFGTNAEKPDRTIQVKLSFGANHLFFIGLRLGYLHLLTKDEVANELNDLGPEPLDVSFTLPAFMNLVEGRRGRLKTKLVDQQFISGIGNCYSDEICYHAQLLPTRNLNELEQGETQQLYHSIRHVLKQATHEGGYMENPLYKGDTLTGSVVTKVYDREGERCSRCGSTIIKEMISSRKTFYCKGCQK, encoded by the coding sequence ATGCCCGAGCTTCCTGAAATGGAGAATTATCGACGATTTTTAGAACAAAAACTGAAAGGACAAATCATTTCAAGTGTTGAAATCAATCGAGAAAAATCCATCAATGTACCAGTTGACCAAATTATGAAAAATGTAGTGAAACATGAAATTACTTCTATCGAAAGAAGGGCCAAGCATTTATTATTTCACTTGGACCATGGAATGGTATTGCTGTTACATTTAATGCTAGGTGGATGGATGTTTTTTGGAACAAATGCGGAGAAGCCAGATCGAACGATTCAAGTTAAATTATCCTTTGGTGCCAATCATTTATTCTTTATTGGATTAAGGTTAGGGTACCTTCATTTACTGACAAAGGATGAAGTTGCGAATGAACTAAATGACCTAGGTCCAGAACCATTAGATGTGAGTTTTACCCTCCCTGCTTTTATGAACTTGGTTGAAGGTAGAAGGGGGCGATTAAAAACAAAGCTCGTAGACCAACAGTTTATCTCAGGAATAGGGAACTGTTATTCGGATGAAATTTGTTATCATGCCCAACTGTTACCCACACGTAATTTGAATGAGTTAGAGCAAGGTGAAACCCAGCAACTGTATCACTCGATTCGACATGTTTTAAAACAGGCTACACATGAGGGAGGATACATGGAGAATCCACTATACAAAGGTGACACATTGACTGGATCCGTTGTGACAAAAGTCTATGACCGTGAAGGTGAAAGATGTAGCAGATGTGGTTCAACCATTATAAAAGAAATGATTTCCTCCCGAAAAACGTTTTACTGTAAAGGGTGTCAAAAATAG
- a CDS encoding LPXTG cell wall anchor domain-containing protein, translated as MIKKFLMPMIMGFCLVFVQLSGTFASSEKILQKQSKVDQFLFEDHAAELEEQGMFVTHTSPEENHVEIGISPYTEEHANYLYEVLGEEDIKVVEGQQATTLLTGAETTSTEIAAGEDVATTENNGMLGIIGSLALLALIITFVFIKRKKHQS; from the coding sequence ATGATTAAAAAGTTCTTAATGCCAATGATTATGGGGTTTTGCTTAGTCTTTGTACAATTGAGCGGTACGTTCGCAAGTTCAGAGAAGATCTTACAAAAACAAAGTAAAGTTGACCAATTTTTATTTGAAGATCATGCTGCGGAGTTGGAGGAGCAAGGTATGTTTGTTACACATACCTCACCTGAGGAGAATCATGTAGAGATTGGAATTTCTCCATACACTGAAGAACATGCTAACTATTTGTATGAAGTACTAGGTGAGGAAGACATTAAAGTGGTTGAGGGACAGCAAGCCACTACTCTTCTTACTGGAGCTGAAACTACATCTACAGAAATAGCAGCAGGTGAAGACGTTGCAACTACTGAAAATAATGGGATGCTAGGGATTATCGGTTCTCTAGCGTTGCTAGCTTTAATCATTACGTTTGTTTTTATCAAAAGAAAAAAGCATCAATCATAA
- a CDS encoding DUF4367 domain-containing protein: protein MKHRKYDLKKTIKSEADDTLFSDIQFTSKMKEDIKRKIEASNNGTGKHELKKKRKVSHKWLYSIGLGVASILVIISTFLLQDNNQQQNPTNGPQLLFEDDTTTPMDGPNVKDEDIETAGEAKDILGTSLLLPTYVPTGFELERIHTLSVNNQQQKKVIFTYVSDEQSYLIIAEITEQELYFPSSQQVEINGITAYVSGSDYDSELHFDKDNIHYMISGLISQEEAVKIAEGLKE, encoded by the coding sequence ATGAAGCATCGGAAGTACGACTTGAAGAAAACGATAAAGTCAGAGGCTGACGATACGCTTTTTTCTGATATCCAATTCACCTCCAAAATGAAAGAGGACATTAAACGAAAGATTGAAGCTTCAAATAATGGTACGGGTAAGCATGAACTGAAAAAGAAAAGAAAGGTAAGCCATAAGTGGCTGTATTCAATCGGTCTTGGAGTAGCAAGCATTTTGGTCATAATTAGCACATTCTTGTTACAAGACAATAACCAACAACAGAATCCTACTAATGGGCCACAACTCTTGTTTGAAGATGATACAACAACGCCTATGGATGGTCCAAATGTAAAAGATGAAGACATAGAGACTGCGGGAGAGGCGAAAGACATTTTAGGCACTTCACTCCTGCTTCCAACCTATGTTCCCACGGGCTTTGAATTGGAACGTATCCATACACTTTCCGTGAACAATCAGCAACAAAAGAAAGTAATATTTACTTATGTTTCTGATGAACAGTCCTATTTAATAATTGCTGAAATAACAGAGCAAGAATTGTACTTCCCAAGCAGTCAACAGGTTGAGATAAACGGGATAACGGCCTATGTATCCGGTTCAGATTATGATTCTGAGCTACATTTTGATAAGGACAACATTCACTACATGATTAGTGGCCTTATTTCACAAGAAGAAGCGGTAAAAATCGCTGAGGGATTAAAAGAATAA
- a CDS encoding sigma-70 family RNA polymerase sigma factor yields MERPFQKKNDLHFSKNAEEALEQMMDLYGQIVLRTAFFYVQDRFLAEDICQETFIRAYRNWNKFQGNSSVKTWLIRITINLCKDKLGLKAFKSEETTDPTALKTSNYHTVEEEVMNRLHKTEILKHLVSLSKPHQEVLYLYYYLDFSTVEISIASSLPEGTIRARLHRARGQLKKLLQKEGFDQ; encoded by the coding sequence ATGGAGAGGCCTTTCCAGAAAAAAAACGACTTACACTTCTCGAAAAATGCAGAGGAAGCACTTGAACAAATGATGGATCTTTATGGCCAAATTGTTCTTAGAACTGCCTTCTTTTATGTACAAGACCGTTTTCTAGCAGAGGATATTTGCCAGGAAACCTTTATTCGTGCCTATAGAAATTGGAATAAGTTCCAAGGGAATAGCAGTGTGAAGACTTGGTTAATCAGGATTACCATTAACTTGTGTAAAGATAAATTAGGGTTAAAAGCATTTAAATCTGAAGAAACAACGGATCCAACCGCATTAAAAACGAGCAATTATCACACGGTTGAAGAAGAAGTAATGAATCGGCTTCATAAAACAGAAATTTTAAAACATCTAGTTTCCTTATCAAAGCCACACCAAGAAGTACTCTACCTTTATTATTATCTTGATTTTTCAACAGTTGAAATCAGTATTGCTTCTAGTCTTCCTGAAGGCACCATTCGCGCTAGGTTACATCGGGCAAGAGGTCAGTTAAAGAAGTTATTACAAAAGGAGGGATTCGATCAATGA
- the speD gene encoding adenosylmethionine decarboxylase: protein MSLTPEQRIQLHEFNNLTKSLSFNMYDICYTKTKEEREKYIEYIDEQYSAERLTHILQNVADIIGAHVLNIAKQDYVPQGASVTVLVSEGPVVEVPTEQFEESPGPLPDNVVVQLDKSHITVHTYPEYHPNEGISTFRADIDVSTCGEISPLKALHYMIHSFDTDIMTIDYRVRGFTRDVNGHKLFIDHDINSIQNYIPDEIKEQYDMIDVNIYQEHIFHTKCKLKEFDLSNYLFGKRKEDIEPEEEKEITERLQKEMDEIFYGKNMDDHRH, encoded by the coding sequence ATGTCCTTAACACCCGAGCAAAGGATTCAATTACATGAATTTAATAACCTCACGAAATCACTAAGTTTTAATATGTATGATATTTGCTATACCAAAACAAAAGAAGAGCGAGAGAAGTATATTGAGTATATTGATGAGCAGTACAGCGCTGAGCGCCTTACTCATATTTTGCAAAATGTGGCTGATATCATTGGGGCTCATGTTTTAAATATAGCCAAACAAGACTATGTTCCACAGGGGGCGAGTGTGACGGTTCTTGTTTCAGAAGGTCCTGTTGTTGAAGTCCCTACGGAACAGTTCGAAGAGTCTCCTGGTCCTTTACCAGATAATGTGGTTGTCCAATTGGATAAAAGTCACATCACTGTACATACTTATCCAGAGTATCATCCGAATGAAGGGATTAGTACATTTCGAGCAGATATTGATGTGTCTACTTGTGGAGAAATTTCTCCTTTAAAAGCTCTACATTACATGATTCATTCTTTTGATACAGACATCATGACGATCGATTATAGGGTGAGAGGTTTTACAAGGGACGTAAATGGTCATAAACTTTTTATTGATCATGACATTAACTCTATTCAAAATTACATCCCGGATGAAATTAAAGAACAGTACGATATGATTGACGTTAATATTTATCAGGAGCATATCTTTCATACAAAGTGTAAATTAAAGGAGTTTGACCTTAGTAATTACCTGTTTGGTAAGAGAAAAGAGGACATTGAGCCTGAAGAAGAGAAAGAGATCACGGAAAGACTTCAGAAGGAAATGGACGAGATTTTCTATGGTAAGAATATGGATGATCATAGACATTAA
- a CDS encoding TetR/AcrR family transcriptional regulator, whose translation MPKLVDHEKRKKQIAEATWKVIVEQGMKGATVRNIAKEAGVSLGALRHYFSSQEELLTYSMELVKVRVTERVTQIALQNLPPKEKVIKMLLEMIPTTPETVVEMEVWFSFITQMRFHEQKDSGNQDGIFEGIIHLMEYLNQQGHLKKGIDKDIETERLYAIIDGLALHAMLEPQRLNKDRVTLLLKSHLDEIWNETEN comes from the coding sequence ATGCCAAAACTAGTTGATCATGAAAAACGAAAGAAACAAATTGCTGAAGCCACGTGGAAAGTGATTGTTGAACAAGGTATGAAAGGTGCCACAGTTCGAAATATAGCGAAGGAGGCAGGGGTTTCTCTAGGTGCACTAAGACATTATTTTTCAAGCCAAGAAGAATTACTTACCTACTCGATGGAACTTGTTAAGGTGAGAGTTACGGAAAGAGTCACCCAAATAGCGCTTCAGAACTTACCGCCTAAGGAAAAAGTGATAAAAATGCTATTAGAGATGATTCCTACCACTCCTGAAACTGTTGTGGAAATGGAAGTTTGGTTTTCATTTATTACCCAAATGAGGTTCCATGAACAGAAGGATAGTGGGAATCAGGACGGTATTTTTGAAGGAATTATTCATCTAATGGAATATTTAAACCAACAAGGCCATTTAAAGAAAGGAATAGATAAAGATATTGAAACAGAACGACTGTATGCGATTATAGATGGTCTAGCATTACATGCCATGTTAGAGCCTCAACGTTTAAATAAAGATAGAGTTACGTTATTATTAAAAAGTCACTTAGATGAAATTTGGAACGAAACTGAGAATTGA